In Methylophaga thalassica, one genomic interval encodes:
- a CDS encoding DUF934 domain-containing protein — translation MQIIKDREIVEDNWTHLDDDADLVAGNITVSLARWQEQHETLVKHKGELGLRLSGDDPLEEVVPDLIHFSLIVLVFPAFTDGRCYSFARLLRERYGFKAEIRAQGDVLHDQLFYMSQCGINSFELANPNRIDKALTAFDDFSESYQATVLRPEPLYRRR, via the coding sequence ATGCAGATAATTAAAGATCGTGAAATCGTCGAAGATAATTGGACACATCTGGATGATGATGCAGATCTGGTTGCTGGCAATATTACCGTCTCCTTAGCTCGTTGGCAGGAACAACATGAAACACTGGTCAAGCATAAAGGTGAACTGGGTTTACGTTTAAGTGGTGATGACCCTCTGGAAGAAGTAGTTCCGGATTTGATTCATTTTTCGTTAATTGTGTTGGTTTTCCCTGCGTTTACAGACGGACGCTGTTATTCCTTCGCTCGTTTATTACGTGAGCGTTATGGCTTTAAAGCTGAAATCCGTGCACAAGGTGATGTATTACATGATCAGCTGTTTTATATGTCACAGTGCGGAATTAATAGTTTTGAACTGGCGAATCCAAATCGCATCGACAAGGCATTGACCGCTTTTGATGACTTTAGTGAAAGTTATCAAGCCACAGTGTTGCGTCCTGAACCGCTCTATCGTCGTCGTTAG